A region of the Falco peregrinus isolate bFalPer1 chromosome 19, bFalPer1.pri, whole genome shotgun sequence genome:
CTCTGGGGCAACAGCCAGGGGTTTCTCTCCGGCAACAGGATCATCTGGCttggtgggtgctgcagctccagcaggcaGGACGAGGTCTTCAGGGGAAGAGGTGCCGGAGGTGTCAGCGCTGCTGGTGGGCTTGGGACCGGAGAGTTGAGGGACAGCTTTGGTCtgaaggagctgcagctccGTGCCTCGAGGCTCACTCACGGACGTTTGGGGTCGCACAGCCTGGCCGGGGCTGGAATCCCCCGCAGCCGTCCGCAGCTTTGTCCACCAGACAAAGGGGAACTTTTCCTTGCTAGGAGCGGCGTAAACCCTGGAGGCCTGGCTCAGCTGGCCCCACCAGCCACcgaggccagccccagcccccccagggcccACCGCGGGCCTGTGGGTCTCCGGGGAGCTGTCTGCTCCCAGGAAAGTGCGACTGAGCTGGTCGCCCCAGCGCAGCACGTGCTGGAAGGTCTGCTGCAAGGCAGCCCCCACCTGAGGGGCCGGGAGCAGCCCACGCACGGCTGCTGGCAACTGGGACCTTGTGCCACCTTCTGCCCTCCCCAGAGTATCGGGGGGGGTCTCATTGCCCAGGCTCGCCCCTGCAGCGCTGCTTTGCCcctccagggcaggctgcacagcccctcgAGCCCGAGCAGAGCGACGGGCAGGAGACAGAGGGGACTCCAGCTGACGGGACAAGGGTCTTACATCCACGGAGAGGTGGTGGTGTTCAAAGAGCAGGTCAAGGTGGAAAGTCAGCACCGAGAGGGGCTggatgagcagcagcagttcatCAGCGAGGTGGGGAAAGGGGCCTTGGCTCAGGGCGAAGAAGGCCATGGGTGAGTACAGCACAGAGATCACACCTAGGAGATAGGGACGGCTGCAAAACGCGCTGCCCTGGCCCACGCGCCCTCCCCGGGCCAGCTGGTCTGCCCTGACAGGTGAGGCAAGCTTCTGCTGAGAGCTGTCTGCGCTGAAGCTGCCCCACAGAAAACGATGCCCTTCTCCACCACAGAAATCCCAGCCAAGCATTGGGGGGGGCGGAACAGGTGTGGGATTATCAGCCTGGCAAGCAGGAGAGGGCTTGGGTGGGGAGTTTCTGGGCACCGTGTCCTTACCTGGGCTCCTCTGCAGGTGAGAGAtccacagctccagctgcttAGTGCTAAAACAAGGCCAAGGGAACCCACgtcagagctgctgcagctcctgcgaCCTGCCACAGCGGCAAGGACAGCCGGGGCCAATACTCACTTCAAAAGGCCGAGGACGAAGGCATGAAACTTCTGCCTGGTGCTGCCAAGGGGGGCCAGCCCGGCCACGTGCCAGCACAGGGAGTGGAGAGAGCGGCTGTTGGGGCCTGCGGagcacacagcacaggcagtcACGGCTCGGGGCGCGcatcctcccccagcccaggctggagaaGGAGATGCCAGCCTCTCCAGGAGCAGGTTCCTCACACTGACCCATCTTCACAGAGGCTTCCACCACGCTCCAGGGGGAATTCTTCCTCTGGCCTGTGATAACATCCTTCTGGAACGGCTTCAGCCCGTCCTCCACCAAGGCATAGAGCGCAGGGCAGAGGGTGTGCAGCAGCAGATAACCCACATCTGGGCTGAGCCGGCTGTCGCCCAGCTGCGCctgaggaagggaggggaacAGCAGCACCTGACCCCGAGCCGGCAGGGAGGGGTGGTGGGATGCTCCTGCTGGAGCTCCCAAGGCCCACACAGCGTGCCCTCGCCCCTGCCCACCCCGCCCGGGCAGACCCTCGGCCCAGACCCCCACCTTCTGCACCAGGTTCCGTGCAGTGCTGAAGTGGGCGATGATCTTATCCACGGCGACGCTGACGGCGACCAGCAGTGCTGCGGGGCGACAGAAGGGAAGGAGGTGTCAGCGCGGCACCGACCCACgggcgcggggctgccggcACCGCACCGGCCACGGCTACAGCGAGCGGCAGCTCCGCACGCTGAGGCTGGAGGAGCCGGGGAGGAGCGGGCAGGCGCAGGGTGCCGGAGCATCCCAGGCTGTTGCCATGGGAACCTGCAGGGATGAAGGACCCGCCGTTTCCAAGGGGACAaggccaggatgctgcaggACGCCGGGGCGGCCCCGATCCCCAGACCCACAGCACCATCTGTCGAGGGCccggcggcgctgcccgcccctgcccctccccccccggggccccccggcggcggggccggacCGGGGGCTGCCCGCTGCCGAGGGGGCTGCCCGGTACCGGGGGGGCTGCCCGGTACCGGGGGGGCTGCCCGGTCCCCTCCCAGGGGCGTGCCCGCTCCCGTCCCGGGGGGCTGCCCGCTCCGCTCCCGGTGGGGTGTCCAGTCCGGTCCGGTCCGGTCCGCCCCCGGGGGGCCGTTacctttcttctgctctgcccggggccggcgggctCCCTCCGTGctccccccgccgggccgggccgggcccagGGCGGctcccgcggcgggcggcgagGGCCTGGCTGGAGACAGCGGGGCGGCGGGGTcagggcggcggggccgggaggcggcggggccggggggcgcggcCCGGGGCCCGGTGCTGCGGGAGGCCCAGGCTGCGCCCGCCCCGTCACCGGCCGCACTCACCGCAggcagcgccggggccgggcccggccgggccgcgctcGCCCATGGGGCCGCGGCGAGCCGAGGGcagcgggcggggccgggcccggggcagccccgggaaGGGGCAGGGCCCAGCCGGGCCCGGGGGCAGGGcgagggcggcggggggggcgggggaggtgCCGcctcggcggggccggcccggccgcggccaGGGAGGGAACGACCGGGGCAGCTCCGGGGGCCGCAGCCCCCGGCACCCTCCGGCCGATGTGTTCCCCCCCCGGCTCGGCcgcacccccagcaccccccggCCATACCCCCCCCGCCCGTgcgccccccccagcctggccgcagcccccggcccgtGTGCCCTGCCTGTGCTTGGCCAcagccccccgcacccccagGCCATGTGCCCCCCGGGTTCGGGCGCCCCCCCGCACAGCACGCCCCAGGGCTCCATTCATGCCGGCTCACCCGCAGCTGCCGCACGCAccccccggcccgcagccccccgggggtGACAGCCCCACACCCACCCCGCAGGGCACCCCGACCCTTACCCTCCTTGCAGGGCTCGTCTCCTCTCAGCACCGTCCCTGGCACCCAGGGGTCTCCACCGGGGTCCCCGAGCCTCCAAACTGGGGTCCCCGCGTCGcgggcagagcccagcccagtCCCTCCTGGAAGGCAGCTCCGTGGCGGCAGCCCCCCGTCCTCCGTGTCCCCCGGCTGTCCCTCCGCAATGGGCTGCAGCGCAGGCGGGgacctcctcctcttcagctgGTGGCTGTCCGTAGGTGCCAGCACCTGTCCCCCCAGGGGCGCGGGGGGCAGCCAGCCCGAGCCGCCACCGCCCGCGGCCATCTCGAGGGGCGCAGAGGGGTGCTGAGGCGCCGCCGGCTCTGCCCGCTCGCCCCCGGGGTGGCCCTTGGCCTTGGCGGCACTGCGGTACCGCAGCTCCTTGAACGTCGTCACCTCCCTCTGCTGCGAGCTGGGGGGTCGCGCCGGCCAGtcgtgctggggctgggctggctcctgGCCCGTGGCCCCCGAGAGCAGCTCGCTGGCGGGGGGCAGCTCCGTGTCGGGCGAGAATACGATCAGCCAGTCGCTCCGGTCAGCCCTGGCCTGGGCAAGAGCAGGCCCGGCGGcgttcctcttcctcttctgggCGAGCTCATGGAAGGAGGTGATGGTCTTCttgccagcatccctgcagagGTCACCGGCGCCGGGCTCCGGCAGCCGTGCGGGCAGGGGCGGCTGCTCTGCTCGGTGCCCGCTGAGAACCTGCAGCCgcctgcggggccgggggggcacGGGTGGGGGGAGGCTGCCAGCCCGGGGCCGTGGCTCAGGAGCCCTGCTCCCAGCGGGATCCCACCGCCCTGGCGCAGGTGGTGCCGCAGGCGCAgcgccaggggcagggagggggttGCAGTTAGGGTCTAGGTCAGCGCAGGTGCTGGTGGTCTCCTGCACTGCCACGCTGGGAGAGGTCTCATCGCACTGGAAGTCGAGGGAGCTGCCACTGCAGAGGCTGTCCGGGCTCTCTCTGGCCAGGGTGCCAGGTCTCTGGAGTGCCAGGGGGTTGAGGTTGGCATCTCTTCCATCACATGTACCACCCTGGTCAGCCAGCGACCCGCCATCCCGGGTGTCTTCTGTGGGAACGACGACGGGCTGATTTTGGGGGGACTGGGACTCTTCTCTGGGGAACTCCTTGCAGTACACAGAGACCGGGGAGTCATCCAAGCTGAAATCCGAGCAGCTActgacagaggaggaggaggaggaggaggccaGATCACAAGGGGaagccacctcctccccagcatGCAGGCAGGGGAAATCCTCTTGAGCCACCTGGTTCTGGAGACCCAACGTCACCGGCTGCTGGGTATGGGATGCGCAGCACCGGCATTTCAAGGAGGGATTGTTGGAATTGGCATCCACCTGCTCGCAGTTCTGCGGGCAGTCGCTGCAGCCAGTCTGGTCTTCTCCACCCATGGAGCCCGAGGTCTCCTGCAGCTCCGGGTGCCGGGAGAGGTGCAGCCCCAGGGAGATGTGCTGCAGATGGATGTGGTTGAGGTTGCACAGCAGGCCTTTCTTCGGAGCCAGCATGATGCTGCCTCGCTGGTCGTGCCGAGGCTCCTCCCagagccccccagctcccctcagACCATGCAGCCCCCTGCAAACACCAGACACCCTTCAGtcggcggggggggcggcggcagcgcaGACCCACcgaggcacagggcagggcgAGGGGACAGCAGTGACCTTGCAGCAGCCGCCCGGAGCAGCGCCAGGGCCGGGGGGCTCGCAGCCGGGAACGTGcccagcggggggggggctgccccacggCGCCCTGCCACGCTCGGGGctgcccggccggggcggggggggggcttctGCCGGCTGCACCCCGAGCGCTGCGAGGGGCTCCGGGGCTGGATCCCCTCTGCCGGGCGCCAGCCCCGGGAGCATCTCCCAGGTGCCGTTCAGGAGAAAACGCCCGTGAAGCCTcagccggggcgggcggccgaAGGGCGAGGAGACCCCCGGACCGGGCCCAGCAGCGCGCCGCAGGGCTGGcggccgcgcccccgccccccctccccggccacGGGCAGCGACCGGGCACCCCGGCCCCGCGATGAGGCGGGGGTGCAGCCGCCCCTTCCCCTCCGCCCGCcgggccccccccccgccccgctcacCTCGTCGCGCTGCGGCGGCGAATGCGGCTGCCGGGAGGGaggagccccagccccgccgccgccgccgccccgcccgggaGCCGCCCCGGTCCGCCCCTCCCGGGAGCCAGCAGGGGCGGTGCTGCGGCCCGGACCGCCCCCGGGACCGCCGCGGGGCTGGCACCAcctcccgccccggcccccgcaaCACCCGGCAGCGACGCACCCGCAATAACTTATGTTTATTGACACAAAGGCTGGCGGTGACCtacagccccccagccccatcacaCCGACCACAAGCTGCACCCggacccctgcccagggcaggagacccgcgggggcggggcgggcagggaaCAGCTCCAGGCAAGGGGGCAAACCGCCCCCCGGGCCCTCTCCGTCCCAAGCCAGGCCCACCATCACTTCTGCCGCTTGTAAATCTTCCGAGCTAAGCCAAGGAAGATCTCCCTGGGCAGGCGGTTGGCGTGCTTTTCGATCAGTTCCTGCAGGCGCTGATAGCTCTTCTCCTCGTACTCCTGAAAAGCAGCCCTCATGCCCAGGGTATCGTAGAGCTCCTTCACCTTTGCCACCTTCTCGGGCTCCTTACAGCCATAGTTCTCCTGAGAAAACACCAGAACAAGTCAGGTGGAAGCCGCTGCCAGAGCCGCTTGCTCGAAGAGTAGCAGGAGTCACCTTCTCATTGTCTCCTCCTACTAACCACAACCCCCGACCCTCctcccaggcaggcagcggCACAGCGCAGCTACGCAGGGTGGCAGGTGGCTTTTCAGGTGTACCTTAGGGCACTACGCTCCCTCCACACCCCACCCTCAGGGGGGGAGCCCACACCACCTCTCCCCCCTTGCAGGGGACAGCAAGCCTGGTGGCATTACCTCCAGGATCTGCCTCTGGTCTGGTGTGACCCGACGCAAACACTCCACCACCAGCCAGCTGCACTTGTTGTCCTGGATATCAGTGCCAACCTTCCCCGTCAGCTCCGGGTCCCCATAGCAGTCCAGGTAATCATCCTGGACAAAGATGGCAACAGGTGAGCACCACAACCAGCGTCCTGCAAAAGCACTGAGGGACAGAGAGCCATCTCTTACCTGGATCTGAAAGAATTCACCCATCTCCAGCAAGATCGCTTTGGCATTGTCGTGCTCCTCCTTACTGTCAATACCAGTctgaggagggggggaagaaataAAGCCTTCCAGTCCCTGCCTTCCACCATCACTGCTCCAGTCTCCCAAAccccctgccttcctcctcagccTCATACCTCAGGAAGGTTAGGCCCCTCCTGAGGCTGTTTCTATAAAACTCACCATGTAcatggcagcagccacaggcaggtAGAAGGAGTAGAATGCCGTCTTGTACTTAACAATTGCCTTATACCTGTGGCAGAGGAACCACGCTCGGTGACAAAGCCCAGGCCTTCCCCTCCCATCAGGGCTCTGCAGCTCAGGGCCAGCAGGAGAAGAGCAGCATCTCCCTCCAAACCAGCCCCCACGCTCTGCCAGCGCGAGCGAGGCTTGCCCTGCAAAGCCTGGGAGGCAACAGCAGCGTTTCAGCAAGCCGTTGTCTCTCTTACAGAGCCTGGAAGGGACTGCAAGCAGAGCCGCCCGGCCACAGCGGGGCTGGCATCTCTGTGCCCTTCCGTGTCTTTACCTCTGCTCACTGAAGCGATTCAAATCCACCCGGGAAACAGGAGCAGTGATGAGGTCCAGCATCTGCCCGAGCTCAGTCTGGTAGCCAgtctgaagaaggaaaaaaggctttatTCACAGTCCCCCAGGGAAGTCCCAACAGCGCAGTGACAATCCCAAACCCGAGACCCATCCATTTTGGCTCCTCTCAGAGTCTGAAGGAAGGGTGGCATGTCTGGCAGGATGCCCAGGAACTTAAGGAACGGAAAGAGATCCACATGCCATCAAAGATCCAGAGATGACCCAAAGGGAATTCTGTGGGAAGGGGGTGCAGGGGCCAGGCTCACGTGCAAGAAGAGCTCCAGCAGGTGCAGGTAGTAGGGGCGCTCCCCGCAGTACTTCTTCAGCAGCCTGTAGACGGACGACTCAAGGAGGAAGGCATCGTTGATGGCATCCAGCCCGATCCCCTCCTGCAGcgggagggcagggaggtgtCACAAAACACCCTGACCCCACAGGACACCCCCCTTGCACTCCCCCCACACTCAGGGGCCTCCTGACCGCCCTCACCTTCTTGtaccagcagagctgcccccgGCGTGTGAGGGATGCATCCATGATGTCGTCGGCCACCAAGAAAAAGGCCTGGAACTGCAGGAGACCGGGTCAGGGGGCGGGGGCCACCCGGCACACCCCCGcgggcccccggccgccccggtGCTCACCAGCTCGATGCACCAGCCGACGGCCAGGGCGCAGCGGAGGCTCTCGGGGTCCCGCTGCTCCGGGGCCGCCAGCTCGTGGAAGGCCGCCAGCACCGTCAGCCCGCGGTTGCACTTCCCGCCCGGCGCGTTGTACTCCAGCACCTGCGGGCAGAGAGCAGCGTGCagcgggcggccccggccccccgccgggccctcACCGCCGGGGCCGCCCTCACCTCCTTCAGCCGGGCCACGGCGTCGCCAACCTCCGGGTGCCGCAGGCCACCCTCCGTCAGGTCGCGGACGATCTGGGGGAAGAAGGCCAAGAACTCCTCCCGCtcggccgccgcgccccgcgccccgctgcCGCTCATGGTGACCGAGAGCGCGGCcctgccgccgctgccgcgcAGTGCCCCGGGCACCGCGGGCACCCCAGGCCGCCGCTccgccccgggccccgccgccccgccccgcctggCCGCGGGGCCCGCCGGGGCGCGTAGTGCGGGCCCGCAGGGGCAGGCGCCATCTCGCCGACGCCGGACTGCGGCTCCCGGCGTGCCCCGCGCGGGGGCGGAGCCGGCCGCGGGCCAGGGCTGGCGCCCGCGCTCATTGGCCCGCTCCATCGTATGAGGATGAGCCCAAGGGGGCTGAGCCAGTAGGagcgcggggggggcggggctgagCGGGCGGATTGGCCGAGAGGGCGAATGGAACCAGCGCctggcggggcgcgggggcgcggcgggggcgcggggcggtgcTACGCGGTGGATGGGGGTGCAgtgcggggcagggggtgcaggggtgctGTGCGGCGGGGGTGCTGTACAACTTGATGGggtgctgtgcagctgggggGTGCTGTGCGGGGTATAgggtgcagggatgctgggcaATGTGATGAGGGTGCTGTGCAGCGGGGGGGTACTGGGGTGCTGTGCAGTGTAATGGGGATGCAAGGGTGCTGTGTAGCTGGGGGGTGCAGGAGTTCTGTGCAGGGTAATGGGggtgctgtgcagctgggggtgcaggggagcggggggtgcaggggtgctGTGCGGGGGAACGCGACACTGCGGGGTAATGGGGAGGCAGATGCCAGGGCGGGTGGTGAAGGGGGGCAGCACATGCTGCTGCGTGTGGGTGAGACCCTGGGTGCCGGGGGTCCCTGGCACCC
Encoded here:
- the RUSC1 gene encoding AP-4 complex accessory subunit RUSC1 isoform X2 — protein: MLAPKKGLLCNLNHIHLQHISLGLHLSRHPELQETSGSMGGEDQTGCSDCPQNCEQVDANSNNPSLKCRCCASHTQQPVTLGLQNQVAQEDFPCLHAGEEVASPCDLASSSSSSSVSSCSDFSLDDSPVSVYCKEFPREESQSPQNQPVVVPTEDTRDGGSLADQGGTCDGRDANLNPLALQRPGTLARESPDSLCSGSSLDFQCDETSPSVAVQETTSTCADLDPNCNPLPAPGAAPAAPPAPGRWDPAGSRAPEPRPRAGSLPPPVPPRPRRRLQVLSGHRAEQPPLPARLPEPGAGDLCRDAGKKTITSFHELAQKRKRNAAGPALAQARADRSDWLIVFSPDTELPPASELLSGATGQEPAQPQHDWPARPPSSQQREVTTFKELRYRSAAKAKGHPGGERAEPAAPQHPSAPLEMAAGGGGSGWLPPAPLGGQVLAPTDSHQLKRRRSPPALQPIAEGQPGDTEDGGLPPRSCLPGGTGLGSARDAGTPVWRLGDPGGDPWVPGTVLRGDEPCKEARPSPPAAGAALGPARPGGGSTEGARRPRAEQKKALLVAVSVAVDKIIAHFSTARNLVQKAQLGDSRLSPDVGYLLLHTLCPALYALVEDGLKPFQKDVITGQRKNSPWSVVEASVKMGPNSRSLHSLCWHVAGLAPLGSTRQKFHAFVLGLLNTKQLELWISHLQRSPGVISVLYSPMAFFALSQGPFPHLADELLLLIQPLSVLTFHLDLLFEHHHLSVDVRPLSRQLESPLSPARRSARARGAVQPALEGQSSAAGASLGNETPPDTLGRAEGGTRSQLPAAVRGLLPAPQVGAALQQTFQHVLRWGDQLSRTFLGADSSPETHRPAVGPGGAGAGLGGWWGQLSQASRVYAAPSKEKFPFVWWTKLRTAAGDSSPGQAVRPQTSVSEPRGTELQLLQTKAVPQLSGPKPTSSADTSGTSSPEDLVLPAGAAAPTKPDDPVAGEKPLAVAPEPGANRSRAAPSDLEAAGGPPGPSKGGWLGRLFGASSPSARSFPAGPVTVSTRSRRPSSWLSPSARVLAVAVKGLASEKTHAQEQPARIVPDSAQPRR
- the RUSC1 gene encoding AP-4 complex accessory subunit RUSC1 isoform X1, which produces MLAPKKGLLCNLNHIHLQHISLGLHLSRHPELQETSGSMGGEDQTGCSDCPQNCEQVDANSNNPSLKCRCCASHTQQPVTLGLQNQVAQEDFPCLHAGEEVASPCDLASSSSSSSVSSCSDFSLDDSPVSVYCKEFPREESQSPQNQPVVVPTEDTRDGGSLADQGGTCDGRDANLNPLALQRPGTLARESPDSLCSGSSLDFQCDETSPSVAVQETTSTCADLDPNCNPLPAPGAAPAAPPAPGRWDPAGSRAPEPRPRAGSLPPPVPPRPRRRLQVLSGHRAEQPPLPARLPEPGAGDLCRDAGKKTITSFHELAQKRKRNAAGPALAQARADRSDWLIVFSPDTELPPASELLSGATGQEPAQPQHDWPARPPSSQQREVTTFKELRYRSAAKAKGHPGGERAEPAAPQHPSAPLEMAAGGGGSGWLPPAPLGGQVLAPTDSHQLKRRRSPPALQPIAEGQPGDTEDGGLPPRSCLPGGTGLGSARDAGTPVWRLGDPGGDPWVPGTVLRGDEPCKEARPSPPAAGAALGPARPGGGSTEGARRPRAEQKKALLVAVSVAVDKIIAHFSTARNLVQKAQLGDSRLSPDVGYLLLHTLCPALYALVEDGLKPFQKDVITGQRKNSPWSVVEASVKMGPNSRSLHSLCWHVAGLAPLGSTRQKFHAFVLGLLNTKQLELWISHLQRSPGVISVLYSPMAFFALSQGPFPHLADELLLLIQPLSVLTFHLDLLFEHHHLSVDVRPLSRQLESPLSPARRSARARGAVQPALEGQSSAAGASLGNETPPDTLGRAEGGTRSQLPAAVRGLLPAPQVGAALQQTFQHVLRWGDQLSRTFLGADSSPETHRPAVGPGGAGAGLGGWWGQLSQASRVYAAPSKEKFPFVWWTKLRTAAGDSSPGQAVRPQTSVSEPRGTELQLLQTKAVPQLSGPKPTSSADTSGTSSPEDLVLPAGAAAPTKPDDPVAGEKPLAVAPEPGANRSRAAPSDLEAAGGPPGPSKGGWLGRLFGASSPSARSFPAGPVTVSTRSRRPSSWLSPSARVLAVAVKGLASEKTHAQEQPARIVPDSAQPRRAVRALCDHTGTADGHLSFQKGDILQLLSTVDEDWICCCHGNSTGLVPVGYTSLIL
- the FDPS gene encoding farnesyl pyrophosphate synthase; the protein is MSGSGARGAAAEREEFLAFFPQIVRDLTEGGLRHPEVGDAVARLKEVLEYNAPGGKCNRGLTVLAAFHELAAPEQRDPESLRCALAVGWCIELFQAFFLVADDIMDASLTRRGQLCWYKKEGIGLDAINDAFLLESSVYRLLKKYCGERPYYLHLLELFLHTGYQTELGQMLDLITAPVSRVDLNRFSEQRYKAIVKYKTAFYSFYLPVAAAMYMTGIDSKEEHDNAKAILLEMGEFFQIQDDYLDCYGDPELTGKVGTDIQDNKCSWLVVECLRRVTPDQRQILEENYGCKEPEKVAKVKELYDTLGMRAAFQEYEEKSYQRLQELIEKHANRLPREIFLGLARKIYKRQK